The DNA sequence TTTTCCAACCCATTATCCGTGTGAATTCTGCAGGCTAAGCACTGAAACATGGCTATGATTTATGGTTATGAAATTGGCACTTTAGAGaagataattttaaaatcaataaAATTCAAATGCAATAATACTTTAGTGATACGTGTGTCAAATTATCTGGAATAAGACAACGAATTGGCTGCTTCATGTTTTTTGAAATCCGAACCTATTTTGTATATAGTAGCTTGGGTGAGTCCTCTTTAAATTCCTTATTAGCTTGTATAATTTGAAGGAGTGGCTGAGAATCACAACCTAAACAATCATTCTAAATTACAAGTATTGAAGAGAATCGAGAAGGTCTCATCATTATGAATTATGTTGGAAAATTGCGCTCACAGAAGATTAGATAAGTTATCAAACATTATGTTTAACCCAACTTTAAATTTTAAGGAATGATTTCGGACACATTATATCAGAGTTTAAATCATCAAAAATATCATGATATCTGATCAAGCAAATCCTTTGACCAAGAGAGAAAAAATTAAGATATCCGATCATGATATCGAGATGCTTAGATATACCTTGAACTAAATAATCAATCACCGGTAACAAAAGAAAAAACTAAGAGAATTTCTTTTGTGCCACACACCTCATTGCAATTAAACTGCGACATTCTCACTAGTGTAATACAGGAAAAAAGACCGAGAACATTTTATGATAATCGCTTGAAAAACCTTTTAATAATACTTGTAGGGACAAACTCCCAAATTTGTAGAATTATACCTCAAAATATAAAAAAGAGGCTCATGCCTTGTCATGCCTTGTAAGATGAAGAGAGAATAGCCCTAATAAAAAACCTAAGGTTATAATGGGGGGCATACACATTATTGTATATAAGATATGAGATACAAGGACCTGAAATACAATATTTTGGTCTATGTTAGAAACTTGGAATTAAGAAGTCTAATATATAATGTATATTGTATTATATTTAATTAGGGAAATTATCCACAGCCAACTTGGCTGGATACACCAGCCGCAATATTACATTGCGGGttgccgcaatgtttcattgcggcgGGTGAGCACacccgcaatgaaacaatgcggctGCTGTATCCCATCCAACGATGGCTGGGGATCAGTTCCcatttaattataattatattttttttgtcGACTAGTCTACGACTAGTCCACGATTAATCGACTATTCGACTAGTCGAGGGTCCATCAGATCGTTGAGAATTAAGTGATTGCCCTTTCCTTTCCTCACTCCTCCATATATTCTATGATAACGTTTTTTCTGACTCACCTCGACTTGGCGTCGTGATAACCATGGTTATGATCCACCAAGATCGATTTCATTGGGTGTAAATATTTACATTTACTTTTTCTCACCTTGAAGACGGGTGCATTGATTTGTAAGTGAAACTGGACTTGAATAATTCACCCAATATTTCTTACAAAAGGAGAAAAAATAAATGATCTCTTTTTTAGATTTTTTAGGTTTATTCTGTTTTGGTGGCAACCACTTGTGTTTTACAAAATTGTGAAGCCCACCTACCGAACCCTCACAATAGAAGTCGCGAATAGACGGTTATAAACAACACACTAAACTTTATCGTGTTATCTTATCGATGAGGGACATAAAGAGTTTGGTTCACTCGCATATTTTTATACATGATTTGTTTTCACTAAATTATGAGAACGATCTTTCAAATCATACACATTATAAAAAGAAATGAGACTAAAACTTGgattttatatataatttataatttattattatacAAAAATTTTATTGTCGGTCTATTGATCTTCCAGAAACTAATTTTTATTGTCGATCTAATCCTCTTCCACAAACTATAGTTTGCAAAAAAATAGTTATTTACTTGTTGCCTTTCCATAATTCCTGAAATGTTAAGGATGACAAATTCAAAACAAGAAAATTATCTTCAGGAGTTGTTGGTAATAAAAAAATTGAGCTTATCAATATTACTTCAATAATTTAAGTTTTAAGCAAGTCAAAAATAGGGGGAGGGAGGATATCCTTACATACATGCACCTTTAAAAGTATGGTAACCAGACTCTAAAGTGGGAAGAATCTTAAGTCATGGTTTAAGATGTCCTTAATAGTTAAGGATTAAGATTCAGGTCAATAGAATATCTTCAAGAATGGAATAAATTTTCAAATCAAATCATTCATAAAACTCGCGAGATGAAGTTAATCCGTTAAATTTATGTCCTTCACATAATTTTGGTTGCAAAGGAGTACAGTACCATCAATCATTAGTCATAAAAACTCACTAGATGAATATTTTAAGCTTGAAGTTAATCTGTTTAATATAAGTCCTTCACACCATCTAATTAGTTGTCAAGGAGTACAGTATAATCAATCTTTATTAACCAATTAACCacataattataaattattaatcaCATAATTGTAAATTACATTATACGCGCTCTACCAACTTCCTAAGGTTTTTTGGAGAGTTGGAACCGCAGTATCTATGTTATATAACTGGGTAGGATCCAGTTCGAACTTTTCGAAACACAACATTCTCAAAAAATATGAGATGTAAATCAAGGTTGGTGTCCTAAACATGTTTAATATTCTTAAAAATTTTAACTTAAAGACACCAAGAAATCTCTTACATGAAATTGGGCTCATGGTAATCCATTTTTCAATCCTAACAAATTTAGCTTACAAGTGAGAGGGTGGATTTGCTCATACACGTGATACGCATATTAAGCCTActtattactccctccgtcccaaaaaGGTTGACACACTTTACTTTTTTGGATGTCCAAAATTAATTGAACTTCTATTTTTGGAAAGTAactttaatattttaaattatatttacaCCATTACCAATAACAGCATAAATGCTTTTACCTGCCAAATCCATTAAAATAGATATTAAAGGAGAGCCACGTCTTGTCTTTAGGAgtataaactaataaaaaattAAGTCTACTGGTACTTTCTTAAAATTTGTTCAAACTTGATCGGGCCAATCTTTAAGGGACAGAGGCAGTAACACTTTAAAGTTTAGAAGAGTTGGTAACGACATATGGTGCTTGAGTTGACTATAATTAGGTAATCTAGATAAGGATCTTTTATTTTGATATGTTGACCTAAATCAAATATTACTTTATCAATGCTCCGGTTCCAAAGAAAAAGAAGTTGGGTTTAAATAATATTTGTACATAAATTATTTTCAACGATCAATGCAAACAAAAGTGTCCTTATACTTTTCTAAAATGTGAGCCATGATCGGAGACGATTGCTCCAGATCGGAGACGATTGCTCCAGGCGTAATCAAATGTTACTTTCAAGTAGCTATTGATATATGCATGTAGTCAATCCTAATAAGCTAACATCTTTCTTTTAAAAAGTTTTGATGACTAATGATTTTGGGTTAATAGTACAAAATAGGCAACTGCAGCTTCAGATCTCTCGGAATTTCAATAGATTGACTTGAGTTTTTGAAACTAGCTAAAGCTATAGACGCTGAAgctataattatatatataatttatttattacgcAGTATAAACCAAAGCAAACATAACCAGATAATCCTGCAGTGTCTGAGGAGGGTAAGATGTATGCACACCATACCCCTACTCCGAACAGTAGGGAAGCTGTTTCCGTGAACACCCCCGGCTTAGTGCACGACGACAAAAATAATGTGTGACAAATATAAACATGAACAAAATAATAGATACAAATATAACAGTAGAAGTAAGATAAGTGTACAAGACAAACCTGAGCCCGTGGTTGTATGTGCACATGACACGTACTTACAAGGACGCCTCTCTAAATTTTAGATGCTTTATATTCCCAGACTGATAGCGTCCATGATTTTTGTCAAATTGGAAGGACCTAATCCGCGGTAAATTAGAAGACACAACCTCATCAACTCTAATGTGTCGTTTTTGAGCTACCGTATCTAATGTCATGCCACCTTTGAGATTTAAGGTCTCAAAATCTAAACTCAATTGATCACTTGAGTCAAAATTAAGTTTGTGGGAGGAAACCTTAATTTGATCATATactatattaattaattaaatttgaatGCCACGGGTAACGAAttatcttcccctttttggtataGATAGATTgtgcaatttttttttataaaaatcaaTCTTTAGACATCTTGTTTTCTTCCGGTGATTTTTATATGGTATTTTTTTTATGTCAAGGACGACAAACTCAAATCAAGAAAAAATATTCAAACTAGCTGGAAATTATCAAAAAATTCATAATACTTAGGTACTGAAAATTTCAAGTATGTTGAAAATTGTAGGACGGGGGATCTGTATATAGGTGAACGATTATTGTAAGTATTTGGAAAAGGCAAGATAGTTGCAAGTCAAAAAAATACAATAATTGAGTTAACTTAAATCAGGTGATCCGACTAAAATATTACACAATCAAGATTCAAGCCTCCAAATTTAATTAAAAACATTGCATTAACTGTTTTTTTATATGTGTATAGTTTCAACACAAAAACTATTCTCGGCATGCTTTGCTTGTAGTTGCAACCAGATCTCTTCAACGTCTGAATTTGATTCTAACATAACTACATGAAATTTGCAGAATTGTACATATGCATATTTCCGGCCATTTACGATTGAGAATTGTACATCCTAACCCTTAATTGCAAAGTGTCCAAGGAGACATAATATATCACTATTCTAAAAAACAAACATTACTAATAGACATATAATCAAAAACTTCATAAGCATTTGCAATTAGGTTCCAAAACCATCTCATGAAAGCATTATGTATAAATATACGTGCATACTTTGAACTAAAATCGAGAAAACGAGAAAGAAAACGAGAGAACTTATCTGAATAAAAGTTGTGGCAGTTGACTAAAGTTGAATTTGAACCTCTATACACAAACTCACTGTGCTGTGTTACACACATTCTCAGGTGTATCACTGCAGTAGTACAGAAAAAAGATTGTGAAAACTTTTGATTATTGCTAAAACATGATAACTCCATAAATCGAAAAAAATCTAAATGTGAAAATAATCCTAGTTCACTTTTGATTATTCTTCTTAAAGTAATGTTGCCGGCCCGAAATGAATCCCGGAAATATTTTCCAAATAACACGTGGAGTATTTTTATTTGTGTCATTCATATATATACACGAGTGGTCCATCTCGTTTACGAACAACGATAACCCAGCACTTAGTAACGAATTCGTATTGACCTAAACAGGCATTGTATTGAAGAGAATCAACAAGTATATACTTACATCATATTAGATACatataatcaaaattttaattttatggAATGATTTTTGACAAATTTAATCAAAGagattaaaatcaatgaaatataCACTCTTTTATGATACCTAATCAAAGCAATTGTAAAATGAAAACAGTAATCGATATGTATACCTTTCTCTGTTAATCAATAACATATACTGATAAAACTAGTGTTTGAAAACCCCTTTCAGTAATCAACTAATCGTATATAGAAAAATTGAcctaattttttataaataattattaatataagTCTAATGCAAATGCGCACCTATAATCGGTCAAGGGTACATACGCGAAGTTTAATAAATTTAACTCATTTTAATCTTCTCATATTTATTAATTACAGTGGACCGGTCGATTCCCTGCATATATAAAAATTTCACCAATTAAAATGGACGAAAATTTTGAGATTCCGCACCTTAACATGTACGCTTGACACACACTACAAAAATCGATagttaaaatatataattaactTTGCCAAATCTCTCTccaataaataaaaaattaaagaTTAAGATAAATTTAAAATTGTTTGGTCCTACAATGGAACTAATATTGAAGTTGAAGTTTGATTTTATCACCAAAATacattttttaatttaaaattatagaAAAGACTATGATTATTTTAGTTTTGACATTGACTTTCTCATTAAACATTTTAACTTTTTTATTTGTTTTACATGATGTTTATTTGTCAACAAAAAGCTCTAATTGCATTTCAATTTGAATGAAAAATGGAAAAACTAATGCATTAATGTTTTTATATATTTAGCTAAATACTTATTTAAATTAGTGAAAATGAAATAATGGTGTTAGAATCCACCAAATCCCCACAATTCTCTCTGATCCTACCGTTTGCATGCATGTATGTTATGTTCCATGCTTCCCAAACATAGGCACACCAAAACATTGTCCTAGCTACCTCAAACCCTTCttattcttcttcttcatcatcaataATTGTATGGTGCGTTGATATTTAGGTTTTGTCGTAGCTCGGAAGAATGGGACGTGGCCAACAGTCACTGATTTATGCTTTCGTGGCTCGGGGAACGGTGATTTTAGCAGAGTACTCTGGTTTCAGCGGTAATTACATCTCCGTCGCCACTCAATGCCTTCAAAAGCTTCCTTCTTCCAACAACAAATTCAATTACACTTGTGATGGACATACCTTCAATTATCTTGTCGAAAATGGATTCAGTAAGTTTTTTTTTTTTCATGTAGCTGTTATACTTTTTGATTTGCATGATTGTTTGCAGGGGCGGAACTAGGGGGATCAGAATGAGCATCGGTCTCTGCCAACTGTCCAAAATCATAAAAGTTTTAATGTAAAATTTTGAAGTAACTTGGATCGATCCTCCTATTATAAAAATCCTGGTTCCGTCCCTGATTGTTCCCTACATAGGCCAAATATTTGTTAGGACTTTATCTGTCATGCATGGTAGGTTATTTTAAGCATGCCTAGAATATTTGTTGTTTTGTGACTCTTTATTTGGAAGTACAGAAGGAATTAAGGAAGATAAAAAATGTGACAGGTCAAATCCCGAGTCTTTTTTCAAAAATCGGGTTAAATCCCGATTCCGAAATAAGCCGAAATCTACAGTCCcaaatgcagccaacttgggtaaaCAATAAGTCCACCAGTGCCACCACAGACCCACAAAAAATCATGATTTGTTGGGATACATAGTAGTAatactttgccttataaactgaacaaaAGTCTCAAATCTCCTCGATATTAgactggggtgttacaaaaaATATTGACAATTTTATTGTGAAATGAAAAACTACTTCAAACATGATCACCCATCATTAAATATCATTGAGGTCTAGACAGGTATTAGCTAAATTAAAATAAGTGATTGGTTTAGCAGGGTTAGCCCTACATGCAAAAAATACATGTAAGATTTTGTTGATTTCATGAACCTAGTTGACAAAATTCTGAGTAAGATGAGATAGTCTAGCGGTAAGGGCTCTGCCTTGTCGTCTCAGATTCTGGGTTCGATTATGACATGTGTTTGATGTTTCAGCATACTGTGTTGTGGCCATTGAGTCTGCTGGCAGGACAACTCCCATGGCCTTTTTAGTGCGAGTGAAAGAAGATTTCATGAAAAAATATGGTGGTGGAAAGGCTAAAACTGCTTCCGCGAAAAGCTTAAGTAAAGAGTTTGGGTAAGTATGTTGAACTTGTTTATATTCTAAAGACTGTCTTTGCATATCCTTAACTTCTCAATTATTCAGACCCAAACTGAAAGAGCAGATGCAGTATTGTGTGGATCATCCTGAAGAAATCGACAAGATTGCTAAGGTTAAAGCTCAAGTAACTGAAGTCAAGGGAGTAATGATGGAAAATATTGAAAAGGTAATGAGTTCTAATCTGCAGAATGTAATGAGTTCTATCAGTTATTTTCTGTTTTTTCCCTAATGTGCTTATGTTATGTCCTTTAGTAAAAGAATTTCATGGCCTTTTCAGGTTCTTGACCGTGGAGAGAAGATTGAATTGCtggtagataaaactgataatCTCCGCTCACAGGTTAGTCATTGCTGTCCATGATTTGCAACTTACCATAGAGATTCAGTTCAATTTGCTTATGGGAtctgttaaaaattgttgtgctgTTGGAAAAAGTGCCGGTTAAAAAAGTGTTGTTGAAAAAAAAGATGATTGTTTGGTAATATTTTTAATTTGTGGATGTTTTGATGtaaaaattataaaaagtaatGATTTTGATGAGATTTGACGGTGAAATCAGCATTGCTTCCCGTAAAAGTGCTACCCGCAAAAGCCAAAAAAAGCTTTTACCCCGTAAAAGCTGAAAAACAGCTTTTACGAAAAGCATGTGGGCCTTACTTTTTCTAACCACAGCTTTTAAGCCAAAAACACGTTTTAGAAAAGTAGTTTTTTAATTTTAACAAACACTATTTTAGTTAATTTTCAGCAAAAAACTGTTGTTACCGTCTGCAATAACAATGTCAAACACACCCTCAGCTTACGGGTACCTGATCTTTTTTTTTCGCAACTGAATTACACATCAGGCGCAAGATTTTAGGACACAAGGAACGAAGATGAAAAGGAAGATGTGGATCCACAACATGAAGATCAAACTAATTGTTTTTGGTATCATCGTTGTGATTGCATTGATCATAATTTTGTCAATATGCCCTCGTTTCAAGTGTTAACTGCAGGCTGATCAAGCACAAGGATGTTTTTCAGCATATGCACATAAACTTGCACATTGCTCCCTATCTTTTGTTGGGTTGAACCATACATTGTATTGTATTAAGGTACCTTTTTTTGATTATTTTCCGTAACTGAGCATTCCTCTCCTGCTTACCATTCAGACAGCAGGAAGATTGGAATGTAATATATGTATATCTATTTTGCTGTATTACATTAGAAGCTTATATGTATAAGCATTCTTCTCTTCAACAGTTCTATGTCCAGAGACCAATAGTTCAATACAGTAATGTAATCAATTCTCGACGTAAATTGAGATTGATACAGAGTTTAGACGCTCCATTGGTACCGTCTCTTACATAGCAATTCAAGATTAAGCATTACATTGTGTTAATTTGGCACACATAGACGACAATGATATCTGTCCCCCTAACAATATCCGGTAGTCTTACAATGAAAAGTTGGGCACTACAAGCAGGAAACATTGGCTTACATTGGATTACACTGACCTGAAATGCTATCTACATTAatgataatttatttatatttaacaATATGCAAGTGTTAACTACAACAGTTTTTCAAGTGAATATAGGCAGTCTATGCTCGCCTGAAGCATACGAGATGATATTTCTTTTTAGTGGTGGGATATAGTTTGCCCCATAGAGAGCAGCAGCACGAATAAAATTCAATGGTCCAAAATCAACTGAGTATGCCTTTTGGAAACCATCCAAAATTGCCATCATCGCTATGTTGGCTGTTTTTCTATCTGCTTCGTACTTCTTTAGCAGAGATACCTACAAGAAATGAAATTTTTTTAGCCAAAATGTAAGATGATGGTCATCTCCAATCTGTATAGATTTCCTCTTAAAACAAACCCAAACAGCTTTATGCCAACCACTAATCAATTTCAGTGACAAATctaaaagaaaaacaaaaactTGCAAATATCCATTTAAGTACTAATGATTATACAAGATATAACTAAACTAATATGGATTCATAAGTAGGAGTTAAAGATAACACACCTCCCCAATATCAGATCCTACTGCAACACCTTCAGAAATAACTTTGGAAAGAGCAAATGCATCGGCAAAACCCATATTCACACCTTGACCAGCCAAAGGATGAACGGTGTGTGCCGCATCACCAATTAGCACGACACGCTTTGAAGCATAACTATTTGCATGCATTAAAGATAATGGAAACGCCATTCTTTCTGTCACCAATCTCACTACTTTTGGTGGAAGCTCAAAGCACTTATTTGACGATGCCACATCTGCCCCAAGCCAGGAGAAAATACCTCCACTGCCAGATACTTGTGGCTTCGGTCGAGGACCATAGCCACCATCCAGAGCATGATTTACGGCTCTCACAAATTCATCGTCATTCATTGTTTTTCGACTTAGTGACTCTTTA is a window from the Apium graveolens cultivar Ventura chromosome 1, ASM990537v1, whole genome shotgun sequence genome containing:
- the LOC141675269 gene encoding putative vesicle-associated membrane protein 726; this translates as MGRGQQSLIYAFVARGTVILAEYSGFSGNYISVATQCLQKLPSSNNKFNYTCDGHTFNYLVENGFTYCVVAIESAGRTTPMAFLVRVKEDFMKKYGGGKAKTASAKSLSKEFGPKLKEQMQYCVDHPEEIDKIAKVKAQVTEVKGVMMENIEKVLDRGEKIELLVDKTDNLRSQAQDFRTQGTKMKRKMWIHNMKIKLIVFGIIVVIALIIILSICPRFKC